In a single window of the Drosophila miranda strain MSH22 chromosome XL, D.miranda_PacBio2.1, whole genome shotgun sequence genome:
- the LOC108164975 gene encoding uncharacterized protein LOC108164975 isoform X3, with the protein MTQPVDSSFSYWSTNPGAGATTDNSRPSLLGTTESSGQMSPYAPSFYPAGSYAAQLLAQAHKPQENGRNAAIHAQNRHQERTTGMSSFFDSAALSGDGPRAPQSSGGPNNYPQSSGGLSNIFPRAQSTGVRNDNPSAQPSGHNSRAQTIRVTNPCLPITRHLLSPEREPRWANATLPAPVRPELASPAPTRTRYSTDGDHSLPLSAVPRTDPTEEYCAKLLRNLQNESSSNAAWVDPRMPAARPQSSITPPTATATAYYPPFEEFVAQLDNWDVRREEFIGTLRNLMVRANDLLKPLLGGRFSQMTPEQIAAYTSTIINSGPLHPSLFLPFHAQRPWEGDGLELPSSHPHSLTPEDLALIRALCSKKDATTQTEYDCLCMLLGFPGIPPLCRPEAGPFTGPPLFEMTPNGLRLAPLGDVSPLQPILNFASETGAGTPGAELGAGAGLEPGTGFAPGAGYGQTAGYGQTAGLGPGEGSCGPGYTDHIFGPGAGFGPAAGFGTGAGLVTGAGFGPGADMASGAGLAPGAGYGPAAGVVPGAGFGPAAGFGTGAGLVTGAGFGPGADMASGAGLATGAGLGPAAGVVPGAGFGPAAGFGTGAGLVTGAGFGPGADMASGAGLAPGAGYGPAAGVVPGAGFGPAAGFGTGAGLVTGAGFGPGADMASGAGLAPGAGLGPAAGVVPTAGLGLGAGAWPVPLTGWPYAGDTPPQPHQMPPPYPPFGQAPATQAPYGYPNININMHPSSSLNSNPNANMYQLQQMPPHMYPPGPTFTNQQMNFPPPIIGPMPPQMHPSTHANMYPHMAPPPVPLNTDAQMNSIANLPLYPYHDPYMNNIVYLYPYMDPNVQPNHPSPHMQPPPIIYHSFCGHPFWAPPSMGRPMLYPDPWMNASGHRFGYRSSHGHGHGPFNGEQTRHGSYSGHSTNKKRDHHRQRFQTPPNPPVEEDPTSDLTSEANSDSDTVVGVEPMLDGEVILTLRMSDNVETIEQCNDTAIVEIAAGASESAGSDGICPGSFSGVITIQHIPVSNTNHQIDDNVSSSKDTNEKSSVCASDNNKPTDQQTQAEGESRSQEGTPANVNLDGTRFMGYAVRTVSGDDNSEESNPPPRATPATPANVPVPLEPISVPTNNTGHDSPQMEQPNRNMLPCANVPPTVIDEPQSSPTQVAGSVVPARLVSGQDSVAGESMGTRPTWHSPPTLDRSEEFIGPSFGGINFTIHDINPRRISPTATTEGDCINILSNLRNLNYLPDPNDNITSNQNENRHVGSNINYTSDPMQMTSSMPLPITTSNSNVFMRAPQNPSPINRMMRMPLPTPTAESNVMRLNNMLPMLMPMPRPMEMSETDLSAVFMQPSSLLIPGPIPAPLPIPESNNMVIDEMSMIPLPLPHPQSHIAVVSNNTGEREFFVQATRIIAPLPLPMLSSTHNAMAIPENYRGASNDAVQPDISTNPSIPIPIPVPHMPLPRPIVMLMPETDRSENNVFMGAEMSLPFLIPPRNGMGMPLRPDRSPMRRIFYQMAHLHNLNILNLNGTVQPPSRENFNTNLGFGLSPGLPLDMDVGVVEAIVIPDIDGPIAPATESPVNSTHLDPMLLPVFEEEQSGSDPSSSDEIILSTESSPRTISSSWTTEEERSITGTEYLDINGPTNTKTESPVNNTTDSPIEQTIGGDHYSIDQGASKESAEHSHIGEHFRENSIAMGLALQEKDSNIVPDLTLMPSTTEEYRSSIDQDLILVPSTIEVYGSSVDQDLTLMPSTTEADGSRIDQDLTLVSSTIEKNASSIDLDLTLVPSTMEEDWSSTDQDLTLVPSTMEEDGSSIDLSLTLVPSTMEEDWSSTDINEPFATATTVDGTLYNPSLFNGSMISTDTGTESPVDITTDSPLDQTIGGDHYSIDQAASEESAEQSHIDEHSRENSIPMGLALQEENSNIALDLTRMPSKTEEYGNSIDESSSERFTPPEENTNMDKAVNGNCTQDSTEDSTAKKDIPSQ; encoded by the exons ATGACTCAACCGGTGGACAGCTCTTTTTCGTACTGGTCAACCAACCCAGGCGCCGGAGCAACAA CAGACAACTCTCGTCCATCACTCCTCGGGACCACAGAGTCCAGTGGGCAGATGTCGCCCTACGCCCCGTCGTTCTATCCCGCCGGCTCATACGCGGCCCAGCTGCTGGCCCAGGCCCATAAGCCGCAGGAGAACGGGAGGAATGCGGCTATACATGCACAGAACCGCCACCAGGAGCGGACTACCGGCATGTCTAGCTTCTTCGATTCCGCCGCCTTGTCGGGCGATGGTCCACGAGCCCCCCAGTCGAGCGGAGGCCCGAACAACTACCCCCAGTCGAGCGGTGGTCTAAGTAACATCTTTCCACGTGCCCAGTCGACGGGCGTACGAAATGACAACCCAAGTGCCCAACCATCGGGCCACAATTCACGGGCCCAAACAATTAGAGTCACGAATCCCTGCTTGCCGATTACTCGCCACCTCTTAAGTCCGGAAAGAGAGCCGCGCTGGGCAAATGCTACTCTACCGGCGCCAGTCCGTCCAGAGCTGGCTTCTCCGGCTCCTACTCGCACGCGATACTCGACAGATGGCGATCACTCACTGCCCTTATCCGCAGTACCCCGTACTGATCCCACCGAAGAGTACTGCGCCAAGCTCCTTAGGAACCTGCAAAACGAGTCCTCGAGTAACGCCGCTTGGGTGGATCCAAGGATGCCAGCAGCGAGGCCGCAGTCCTCGATAACGCCGCCGACGGCTACGGCGACGGCGTACTATCCCCCCTTTGAGGAATTTGTCGCGCAGTTAGACAATTGGGACGTAAGGCGGGAGGAGTTCATAGGAACGCTGCGGAATCTGATGGTGCGCGCCAACGACTTGTTGAAGCCATTGCTTGGCGGCCGCTTCAGCCAGATGACACCCGAGCAGATCGCCGCCTACACCTCTACCATCATCAACAGTGGGCCACTGCATCCCAGCCTGTTCCTGCCGTTC CATGCTCAGCGACCATGGGAGGGCGACGGCCTTGAACTGCCTTCCAGCCATCCACACAGTCTGACGCCCGAGGACTTGGCCCTAATCAGA GCTCTTTGCAGCAAGAAGGACGCCACCACACAGACAGAGTACGATTGCCTCTGCATGCTATTGGGCTTTCCGGGGATCCCGCCGCTATGTCGTCCCGAAGCTGGTCCATTCACGGGACCGCCATTGTTTGAAATGACCCCGAACGGGCTGCGTCTCGCTCCATTGGGTGATGTATCGCCACTACAACCGATCCTGAACTTTGCATCCGAAACTGGAGCAGGAACTCCTGGAGCAGAACTTGGAGCTGGGGCAGGGCTTGAGCCGGGCACGGGATTCGCACCTGGAGCAGGATACGGACAAACCGCCGGATACGGACAAACCGCAGGACTCGGACCTGGAGAAGGGTCCTGCGGACCTGGATATACTGATCATATTTTTGGACCTGGAGCAGGATTTGGACCTGCCGCAGGGTTCGGAACTGGCGCAGGACTTGTAACTGGGGCTGGATTCGGACCTGGAGCAGATATGGCATCCGGGGCAGGACTCGCACCAGGTGCAGGATATGGACCTGCAGCAGGCGTCGTACCTGGAGCAGGATTTGGACCTGCAGCAGGGTTTGGAACTGGCGCAGGACTTGTAACTGGGGCTGGATTCGGACCTGGAGCAGATATGGCATCCGGGGCAGGACTCGCAACAGGTGCAGGACTTGGACCTGCAGCAGGCGTCGTACCTGGAGCAGGATTTGGACCTGCAGCAGGGTTTGGAACTGGCGCAGGACTTGTAACTGGGGCTGGATTCGGACCTGGAGCAGATATGGCATCCGGGGCAGGACTCGCACCAGGTGCAGGATATGGACCTGCAGCAGGCGTCGTACCTGGAGCAGGATTTGGACCTGCAGCAGGGTTTGGAACTGGTGCAGGACTTGTAACTGGGGCTGGATTCGGACCTGGAGCAGATATGGCATCCGGGGCAGGACTCGCACCAG GTGCAGGACTTGGACCTGCAGCAGGCGTCGTACCTACGGCAGGACTAGGACTTGGAGCTGGTGCATGGCCCGTACCACTAACAGGATGGCCGTATG CTGGTGACACGCCTCCGCAACCTCATCAGATGCCTCCACCCTATCCTCCTTTTGGGCAAGCGCCGGCTACCCAAGCGCCATATGGATATCCcaacatcaacatcaacatgcATCCGAGTTCGAGTTTGAATTCGAatccgaacgcgaacatgtaTCAGCTACAGCAAATGCCACCGCATATGTATCCGCCTGGTCCGACATTTACGAATCAACAAATGAATTTCCCTCCCCCGATAATTGGACCAATGCCGCCACAGATGCATCCGTCAACGCATGCAAATATGTACCCGCACATGGCTCCGCCACCTGTGCCATTAAACACGGATGCACAAATGAACTCCATCGCGAATCTCCCTCTCTATCCCTACCATGACCCATACATGAACAACATCGTGTACTTATATCCTTACATGGATCCTAATGTGCAGCCGAATCATCCGAGCCCTCACATGCAGCCACCACCCATTATTTATCATTCATTCTGTGGACATCCATTTTGGGCTCCACCTTCAATGGGCAGACCGATGCTTTATCCAGATCCTTGGATGAACGCTAGTGGTCACCGTTTTGGTTACCGTTCcagccacggccacggccacggcccCTTCAATGGAGAACAGACCAGACATGGATCATACAGCGGACATTCCACCAACAAGAAACGCGACCACCATCGCCAACGCTTCCAAACGCCACCTAACCCACCTGTGGAAGAAGACCCCACCTCGGATTTGACTTCCGAAGCGAATTCGGACTCGGACACCGTAGTGGGAGTAGAACCAATGTTAGATGGCGAGGTAATTCTAACACTACGGATGTCCGACAACGTCGAGACCATAGAGCAGTGTAACGACACCGCCATAGTGGAAATCGCTGCCGGGGCCAGCGAAAGCGCAGGGTCGGATGGGATCTGCCCAGGATCTTTCAGTGGGGTGATCACAATCCAGCATATTCCAGTCAGTAATACCAATCACCAGATCGACGACAACGTGAGCTCGAGCAAAGACACCAACGAGAAGAGTTCTGTTTGTGCCTCCGACAACAATAAGCCAACAGACCAGCAGACGCAGGCCGAAGGAGAGTCTCGCAGCCAGGAAGGTACCCCTGCCAACGTGAATCTCGATGGTACACGGTTCATGGGCTACGCCGTACGCACCGTCAGTGGGGACGACAACTCGGAAGAATCTAATCCCCCCCCGCGGGCCACTCCTGCCACCCCAGCGAACGTTCCCGTACCACTTGAGCCGATCTCTGTACCGACGAACAACACAGGGCACGACTCTCCTCAGATGGAGCAACCGAATCGGAATATGCTGCCCTGCGCCAATGTGCCGCCGACCGTCATTGATGAGCCGCAATCATCACCGACCCAGGTGGCGGGGTCCGTTGTTCCGGCAAGACTAGTGAGCGGTCAGGACTCTGTAGCTGGAGAAAGTATGGGGACTCGCCCAACCTGGCACTCTCCTCCTACTTTGGATCGCAGCGAAGAGTTCATCGGCCCCAGCTTTGGGGGCATCAATTTCACCATACACGACATAAATCCACGCAGAATTAGCCCAACTGCCACCACAGAAGGCGACTGCATCAACATACTCAGCAATCTGCGAAACTTGAACTACCTGCCCGATCCAAACGATAACATTACCAGCAATCAGAATGAAAATCGACATGTGGGATCGAACATTAATTATACTTCGGATCCAATGCAGATGACGTCCTCGATGCCTTTGCCGATTACAACTTCCAATTCCAACGTGTTCATGCGAGCCCCGCAAAACCCCAGTCCCATAAATCGTATGATGCGGATGCCGCTTCCAACACCAACTGCTGAATCCAATGTCATGCGATTAAATAATATGTTGCCGATGCTGATGCCTATGCCCCGTCCAATGGAAATGTCTGAAACTGATCTCAGCGCCGTTTTCATGCAACCGAGTAGTCTGCTGATACCGGGGCCAATACCGGCTCCGTTGCCCATTCCCGAATCCAATAACATGGTGATAGATGAAATGTCCATGATCCCGCTTCCGCTTCCGCATCCCCAATCCCATATCGCTGTTGTGTCCAATAATACAGGCGAGAGAGAATTTTTCGTGCAAGCCACAAGAATAATAGCCCCACTTCCGCTTCCCATGCTTAGTTCCACGCACAATGCCATGGCGATCCCGGAAAATTATCGTGGCGCAAGCAACGATGCCGTGCAACCCGACATCTCTACGAATCCTTCGATTCCAATACCAATACCAGTACCTCACATGCCCCTTCCCAGGCCCATTGTCATGTTAATGCCTGAAACGGATCGTAGCGAAAACAACGTGTTCATGGGTGCCGAGATGTCACTACCGTTTCTGATTCCCCCACGAAATGGAATGGGGATGCCATTGCGTCCGGATCGGTCGCCTATGCGTCGGATCTTCTACCAAATGGCGCACTTGCACAACCTAAATATTTTGAATTTGAACGGGACTGTGCAACCTCCCTCGAGGGAAAATTTCAACACAAACTTGGGCTTTGGCTTGAGTCCGGGATTGCCATTGGATATGGACGTAGGTGTCGTAGAAGCAATCGTAATTCCAGATATCGACGGACCAATCGCCCCCGCAACAGAATCTCCAGTCAATTCTACCCATCTTGACCCAATGCTCCTGCCGGTGTTTGAAGAGGAGCAGAGTGGTAGTGATCCATCCTCAAGTGACGAGATCATCTTAAGCACAGAGTCCTCGCCCAGAACCATCTCTTCTAGCTGGACGACTGAGGAAGAACGATCCATCACCGGCACAGAATACCTGGATATCAACGGTCCCACCAATACCAAAACAGAATCCCCAGTGAACAACACTACTGACAGCCCAATAGAGCAGACGATTGGGGGAGATCATTACAGCATTGATCAAGGTGCCAGTAAGGAGTCAGCAGAGCACAGCCATATTGGTGAACACTTCAGGGAGAACTCAATTGCAATGGGTCTGGCGTTGCAGGAAAAGGATAGCAACATTGTTCCGGATTTAACGCTAATGCCTTCGACGACGGAAGAATATAGGAGCAGCATTGATCAGGACTTGATATTAGTGCCTTCGACGATTGAAGTATATGGTAGCAGCGTTGATCAGGACTTGACTCTAATGCCCTCGACGACGGAAGCAGATGGGAGCAGAATTGATCAGGACTTGACATTAGTGTCCTCGACGATTGAAAAAAATGCGAGCAGCATTGATCTGGACTTGACTCTAGTGCCTTCGACGATGGAAGAAGATTGGAGCAGCACTGATCAGGACTTGACATTAGTGCCTTCGACGATGGAAGAAGATGGGAGCAGCATTGATCTGAGCTTGACCTTAGTGCCTTCGACGATGGAAGAAGATTGGAGCAGCACTGATATTAACGAACCCTTCGCCACCGCAACCACAGTTGACGGGACGCTTTACAACCCATCTCTTTTCAACGGATCTATGATAAGCACCGATACCGGAACAGAATCCCCAGTGGATATCACTACTGACAGCCCACTAGACCAGACGATTGGGGGAGATCATTACAGCATTGATCAAGCCGCCAGTGAGGAGTCAGCAGAGCAAAGCCATATTGATGAACACTCCAGGGAGAACTCAATTCCGATGGGTCTAGCGTTGCAGGAAGAGAATAGCAACATTGCTCTGGACTTGACTCGAATGCCTTCGAAGACCGAAGAATATGGGAACAGCATTGACGAATCCTCAAGCGAGAGATTTACTCCGCCGGAAGAAAATACCAACATGGATAAAGCAGTAAATGGAAACTGCACTCAAGACTCCACAGAAGATTCCACGGCTAAAAAAGATATCCCATCCCAGTAA